The following are from one region of the Salvia hispanica cultivar TCC Black 2014 chromosome 1, UniMelb_Shisp_WGS_1.0, whole genome shotgun sequence genome:
- the LOC125212415 gene encoding laccase-14-like has protein sequence MERKNFLAKNIFLLYFLGLIFLGGITPVNAAVRCCKFEVTRASHTRLCTKKNMLTINGQFPGPTLYARKGDLIILEIVNLADQNITIHWHGVKMPRYPWSDGTDFVTQCPIRPGKSFRQRIILSDEEGTLWWHAHSDWSRNSVYGAIVILPPRRETYPFPKPHAHVPILLGEWWNADVEQVFGKFLAGGGDPEVSDAFLINGQPGDLYPCSMQDTYKLRVEFGKRYLIKLVNAVMDNIMFFKIGGHNFTVVGTDGAYTKPIKTDYVAISPGQTLDLLLEADQPPSHYYMAARIYASGGEFVTIPTTATIEYVGNYTAPPSPLLPSFPEFDNSAASIDFTNQLKSLATNNYPVDVPQNVDKTLFYTLSVNQLPCRESSCLGTTRLLASVNNVSLVLPTTDILQAYYRGISGVYDSDFPDFPPSFFNYTEGVKVKEQSGSRFGTAVRVMEYNTTVEVVFQGTNLGGGVEHPMHLHGYSFYVVGSGLGNYDRVTDPASYNLFDPPLMENIAVPRNGWTAIRFKANNPGVWYMHCHFERHVSWGMGMVFIVKDGAGTNEKMLPPPSDMPRC, from the exons ATGGAAAGGAAAaattttttagctaaaaacaTTTTCCTCCTATACTTCTTAGGATTAATTTTTCTTGGAGGCATAACACCAGTCAATGCTGCAGTTCGTTGCTGTAAATTTGAA GTGACAAGAGCTTCGCACACTAGGCTATGTACCAAAAAGAACATGCTAACAATAAATGGACAATTCCCCGGGCCAACGCTATATGCTAGAAAGGGAGACTTGATCATACTCGAGATTGTTAATCTAGCCGACCAAAATATAACCATCCACTG GCATGGGGTAAAAATGCCGAGATATCCATGGTCTGATGGCACCGACTTTGTGACACAGTGTCCAATTAGACCTGGAAAAAGCTTTAGACAACGGATTATCCTCTCCGATGAGGAAGGCACTCTGTGGTGGCACGCTCACAGCGATTGGTCTCGAAATTCAGTGTATGGTGCCATCGTGATTCTACCGCCGAGGAGGGAGACTTATCCCTTCCCTAAGCCTCATGCTCATGTTCCAATCTTACTAG GAGAGTGGTGGAATGCTGACGTGGAACAAGTTTTTGGGAAATTTCTCGCCGGCGGTGGCGATCCCGAGGTCTCTGATGCTTTTCTAATCAATGGCCAGCCCGGAGATTTGTATCCATGCTCAATGCAAG ATACATACAAGCTCCGTGTGGAATTCGGCAAGCGTTACTTGATCAAATTAGTAAACGCAGTGATGGACAACATCATGTTCTTCAAAATCGGCGGCCACAACTTCACCGTTGTGGGCACAGACGGTGCCTACACGAAGCCGATCAAAACCGATTACGTGGCAATATCCCCGGGCCAGACCCTCGACCTTCTACTCGAGGCTGACCAGCCACCCAGCCACTATTACATGGCCGCTAGAATCTACGCTAGCGGCGGAGAATTCGTGACCATCCCCACCACCGCCACCATCGAGTACGTCGGAAACTACACCGCGCCGCCATCACCCCTCCTCCCATCCTTCCCCGAATTCGACAACTCAGCAGCATCAATCGATTTCACCAACCAACTCAAAAGTCTCGCAACCAATAACTACCCTGTCGACGTTCCTCAGAACGTTGACAAAACCCTCTTCTACACACTTTCGGTGAATCAGCTGCCATGTCGGGAAAGCTCGTGCCTCGGAACGACGAGGCTGCTAGCGAGCGTGAACAACGTGTCGTTGGTGCTGCCAACAACGGACATTCTTCAAGCTTATTACAGAGGAATCAGTGGCGTTTATGATTCTGATTTCCCAGACTTTCCGCCTTCGTTTTTCAACTACACAGAAGGCGTAAAGGTGAAGGAGCAGTCCGGGTCAAGATTCGGGACTGCGGTTCGTGTAATGGAATATAACACGACGGTTGAAGTGGTGTTTCAAGGAACCAACCTTGGCGGAGGCGTTGAGCATCCGATGCATTTACACGGATACAGCTTCTACGTTGTCGGGTCAGGGTTAGGAAACTACGACAGAGTCACGGATCCAGCTAGCTATAATCTTTTCGACCCGCCATTGATGGAAAACATTGCGGTGCCGAGAAATGGATGGACTGCTATAAGATTTAAGGCCAACAATCctg GAGTGTGGTACATGCATTGCCATTTCGAGCGGCATGTGAGCTGGGGAATGGGAATGGTGTTCATCGTTAAAGACGGGGCCGGCACCAACGAGAAGATGCTGCCGCCTCCCTCGGATATGCCGCGCTGCTGA
- the LOC125202398 gene encoding laccase-14-like, translating into MFTAMKNFVHCLFTIVMLGGVMEVHASVRFFKFELINSLHTRLCSNKNLLTINGKSPGPTIYARRGDLVIVDLINRADQNITIHWHGVKMPRYPWSDGTNFVTQCPIRPGKRFRQRMILSDEEGTLWWHAHNDWSRNSVYGAIVILPPKRDTYPFPKPRAHHPILIGEWWKADVQQMMEAFLKNGGDPQMSNAYLINGQPGDLYQCSTEDTYKLQVEFGKTYLIKLVNAVMDNIMFFKIGSHNFTIVGTDGAYTKPIKTDYVAISPGQTIDLLLEANQPPSHYYMAARIYASGGDFVTIPTTAIIEYAGNYTPPPSPLLPPFPEVNDSATSINFTNQLKSLERGVNVPKKVTRKLFFALSMNRKLCRGSYCLRATRLASSVNNVSMLLPGIDILQAYYRGISGVYTTDFPDFPPSAFDYTRDAMLGESSATRYGTAVSVLEYNTTVEVVFQGTNIAGGVEHPMHLHGYSFYVVGSGLGNFDGKRDPPNYNLIDPPLMENIAVPRNGWTAIRFKANNPGVWYMHCHFERHQSWGMKMVFIVKDGEQPHEKMLPPPPNMPGCDAQPPQLLLRI; encoded by the exons ATGTTTACGGCTATGAAGAATTTCGTCCATTGCTTGTTCACCATTGTTATGCTCGGAGGCGTAATGGAAGTCCATGCCTCAGTTCGTTTCTTTAAGTTTGAA TTGATAAATTCATTACATACTAGACTATGCAGCAACAAGAACTTGCTAACGATAAACGGAAAATCCCCGGGGCCGACTATATATGCTAGAAGGGGAGATTTGGTAATAGTCGATCTTATTAATCGTGCTGACCAAAATATAACCATCCACTG GCATGGAGTAAAGATGCCGAGATATCCATGGTCCGATGGTACCAACTTTGTAACACAATGCCCAATTCGTCCCGGGAAAAGATTTAGACAAAGGATGATCCTTTCTGATGAAGAAGGCACATTATGGTGGCACGCTCACAACGATTGGTCACGGAATTCAGTATATGGCGCCATCGTTATTCTACCGCCGAAGAGGGATACTTATCCTTTCCCCAAGCCTCGTGCTCATCATCCCATCTTAATAG GCGAGTGGTGGAAGGCTGATGTACAACAAATGATGGAAGCATTTCTAAAAAATGGAGGTGATCCCCAAATGTCAAATGCTTACCTCATCAATGGTCAACCTGGAGACTTGTATCAATGCTCAACAGAAG ATACATACAAGCTCCAAGTGGAATTCGGCAAAACTTACCTGATCAAACTGGTAAACGCAGTGATGGACAACATCATGTTCTTCAAAATCGGCAGCCACAACTTCACCATCGTTGGCACCGACGGCGCCTACACGAAGCCGATAAAAACCGATTACGTGGCAATATCCCCGGGCCAGACCATCGATCTTCTGCTAGAGGCCAACCAGCCACCCAGCCACTATTACATGGCCGCTAGAATCTACGCCAGCGGCGGAGATTTCGTTACCATCCCCACCACCGCAATCATCGAATACGCCGGAAACTACACGCCGCCGCCATCACCGCTCCTTCCACCTTTCCCTGAAGTAAACGACTCCGCGACGTCAATCAATTTCACCAACCAACTAAAAAGTCTAGAAAGAGGCGTGAACGTTCCGAAGAAGGTGACAAGGAAGTTATTTTTCGCTCTCTCGATGAATCGAAAGCTCTGTCGTGGGAGTTACTGCTTGCGAGCTACGAGGCTCGCGTCGAGCGTCAACAACGTCTCAATGTTGCTGCCGGGGATTGACATTTTGCAGGCCTACTACAGAGGGATTAGTGGAGTTTACACCACTGATTTCCCTGACTTCCCGCCTTCGGCCTTCGACTACACGCGAGATGCAATGCTCGGGGAAAGTTCGGCCACGCGATATGGAACGGCCGTTAGTGTTCTGGAGTATAATACGACGGTGGAAGTGGTGTTTCAGGGGACCAACATTGCTGGCGGAGTTGAACATCCCATGCATTTGCATGGATACAGCTTCTACGTCGTCGGGTCCGGATTGGGGAACTTCGATGGAAAAAGAGATCCACCCAACTATAATCTCATCGACCCACCGTTGATGGAAAATATAGCTGTGCCTAGAAATGGATGGACCGCTATAAGATTTAAGGCTAATAATCCAG GAGTTTGGTACATGCATTGTCATTTCGAACGTCATCAGAGCTGGGGAATGAAGATGGTGTTCATCGTCAAGGATGGGGAACAACCCCATGAGAAGATGTTGCCACCACCGCCGAATATGCCGGGCTGTGATGCGCAGCCTCCCCAATTATTGCTTAGGATTTGA